ACATCCCAATGCGTGATGATCCCCCGATACATGGTTTCGATACAGTCTGCGGGCAAGAGCTCCGCTAATTTCTTGAGCCGAAGACCTTGGTGCTGCAGCGTGAGGCCATTCGAACTGATCGGCCCGACCATCCGAAGCAGAAACTTCCAGGGCGCCGACGATAGCGCGCTGAGTCCTCTCCCAGACAGCACTCTCAAAGCTCGCGGCAACCAGCCCATCAGCTTCCAAATACGTACCCCATGGAGATAGGTATCATAGCCGGCAAACAACTCATCTCCGGCGTCGCCCGATAAGCATACCGTCACGTCGCGGCGAGCCAGTTGGGAAACCAAAAACGTTGGTATTTGTGAGGCATCGGAAAACGGCTCGTCGTAGAGCGTGGGAAGACGGGGGATGACCGCCATTGCCTCTTCAGGGGCCACATAAAGCTCGGTGTGATGTGTCCCAAGATGCTTTGCCACGGCTTTCGCATAGTCAGCTTCATTGTAAGCCGCCTCGTGAAACCCGATGCTGAAGGTCCGGACGGGTTGCGCGCTTTGCGCCTGCATGAGTGCGACGATGGTCGAGGAATCCACACCGCCCGACAAAAATGCGCCCAACGGCACGTCCGCTTCCATCCGAAGTTTGACTGCATCTCTCACCAAGTGATCCAAATGTCCAATGGCCTCCGCCTCCGTACCGACGAAAGGATTCGCACTTCCCTGTTCAGCAACAGCTCGAACGGACCAATATGGTATCGAGTCTGGAGGGGACCCCGCCTCCGGATCCACCGTCAAAATGGTTCCAGGCAAGACCTTCGAGATCCCGCAATAGATCGAATAAGGAGCTGGAATGTAACCGTGGCGAAAGTAGAGTGCCAACACATCCCGATTGATATGTGTGTCGAAGTCCGGATGCACTCGCAGAGCCTTGAGTTCCGAAGCAAACAGAAATGTCCTCCCCATCCACCCGTAGTACAACGGCTTCTCGCCAAACCGGTCCCGAGCCAGGTGGAGTCGGCGCTCGTCACGATCCCACACAGCAAATGCGAACATGCCATTGAACCGCTCGACGGCCTGACGGATACCCCACTGTGAAAAGGAAGCGAGCATGATCTCGGTATCTGAGTGGCCACGAAACGTATGCCCAAGGCATTCCAATTCGCTGCGTACGGCCCTGAAATTGTAGATCTCGCCGTTGAAACTGAGTGCATAGCGGCCGGAGCCCGAGTGCATCGGCTGGTGGCCGAGCGGAGAGAGATCTAAGATCGACAAGCGGCGATGCGCCAAGGCGATACCGGCAGATGGATCCGTCCAGACCCCTGAATCGTTCGGCCCTCGATGGTGCAATGTGGCAGCCATGGCCGCAGCTGTCGCTTCCAACTCCTCTCTCGTACTCCGAGGCACAGTCTCACAATAGCCGGCGATGCCACACATGACGAAGCGTCACTCCATTCGATTCAATGCGGACGATGGCGAATCATGTCTCATTGATTAATGATTACCTTAAGCGACACGTGAGATTGCAAGGTCATCAAACATTGTTTGGTAACGGTCGACTATATTCGGCAGATCAAAATTGTCTTTGATCCGTTGTCTCGCCTGCAAGCCTGTTCGGAGCAGCTGCTCTTGACCGAGGTTAAGCATATGCTCCCAAGCTCGCGCCAATGCCTCTGCATCTCGAGGAGGAACCACAATGCCGGTCGGCCCTACGATGTGAGCTGAATCACCAACATCTGTCACCACACAAGGGACCCCACAACTCATCGCTTCACTGACCACATTTGCAAAACTTTCACCGAAGCAGGACGAGGATGTCGCCAAATCAAACGAGGCCATCAGTTGCGGCACATCCTCACGGCGTCCGAGTAGACGACAGTTCTCACGAATCCCGGCATCATCAATCCATGCGGCAAGTTCTCGGTTGTTCCAGGTCACACCTTCGCCGCAGAGAATAAAATGGACCGATGGTCGCATAGAGACGAGACGTTTTGCGGCGCACACAAAATTCTGATGGTCTTTCTGGGGATGAAATCGTCCCACGAGGCCGATCACGGAGGCCTCAGTGGGAATCCCGAGAGCTTGTCGAGTCAACCGGCGCGCCACTGGATCGGGTTTCAATGCCGTCAGATCGACACCGTTGGGAATGACCACCATTTTGTCGGCTGTATAGCCGAAGGCCACATGAGCCTCACGGGATGCCTCAGAACAACAGACGATCCGTTTGGGAATCCAGCGGGACAACCGAGCGCAGAGTTTGACCGTGGGAACCGTCAGCGGACCATACCCTTGAGTAAGTGGGTCACTGTGCCGGACTCCCCATGCGATCGGAATGTGTCCTGCCAGTCGAGCTGCCACACCCCCGAGTAAGTCTGCGTGGTACATCCAGGTTTGCATGACATGTGGACGGTCTTGACGAATCCAGCGCAGGAGACGCCCAATGGACACTAAGTTTGGCTTGCCTGGTTGCATCCCGAGCGATCGAACGGAAATTCCCAATCTCTCAATTTTTTCACTGACCGGCCCGAGCTGGATAAGGGAGATGACCGATGGCATAAAGCGTTGTCGATCCAAGCGCGAAAGCAGCCGAAGTAACATTAATTCAGCTCCTCCTGCGTAAAGGCCGGTCGCCAGGAATAAAATCCGTTTGGGTGACATAGATCCCTTAACAGAGGCGATTGTAGTTTTATGGATATAGGTTGAGTGCGAGGCCTGATCTTGAAGAATTGAAGCTATGAGTACTAGATCCTAGATAGGTGCATCGGTGATGTAGATGAAGGCCGATCCACACACATCACCCCATACATTCCTACAGGGTTTGGGAAATATGAAAGAGGTTGTTTGGGAGCCAAAACTGAGAAAATTGAAATGATTCCACATCATTAGCACTCACAGGCAAAAATCCGATTCCTATAGGAATACAAATTGCTTACGTCAGTCGGCGGCGGCTGACGACAATGTCAGCTAGATCATCGATAGAAATAACAAATGACTATTAGTGAACGAAAGGAGTTACGCATGATATTCCTGCTCTTTTTGCTGATGATGCTGATGCCTCTGCATAGTTGGGCTTTCTTGACCGACAGCGTTGTCTATCCAGAGCCAGCTCGGCCTTCCCTGCCCACCGCTGGCTCGAAGGCAACGGACCCCGTGTTTGGGTCCACTATCCTGCGCGTGACAGATGCCGGAGACGGCAGCGGTGACTGCATGACGTTCTATTCGAATATGCCCTCCCTGAATGTCAACAACACCAAAATCGCGGCGCAATGTCGAGTTGTTGGACCGAAACGCTTCAAGGTCTGGGATTTCAATGCGTCGACGATGACACGCTCCAACGGACGCACCCAAAGCAACCCGATAACAGGAGCCCAAGAGTATTTCCCGCAATGGTCCCGCACCACTTCCAACAAATTTACCGTATGCGCGCAAATGAATCTGGTTGAAGTGACCATTCCCGATGGGACATCGACCCTCTGGACGAATACAATCCTGCACAGTTTCACAACCGATTTCCCCGGCGCAACCTCCGTAACCCAGCATTCCGTGTCGAACAATGATGATGTGTTCGCTGTGATGTCCAATACCGGGGGTTATGCCGTCTGGAGGCGCAGTACGAATTCCATCCTGTTGAAAGTGACCAACGTAACCGGTCTCAATGAAGTGGAGATTGATAAGAGCGGCCGTTATCTCGTGGTCAGGAGAAGTGGGGCAACAGCTGTCTGGGATCTGCAGGTCGGACCGACCCAAACACAAGTGTCGCCGACACTGGCTTTTAGCCATCGCGCCATGGGAAATAGAATCGTCGGGAGTTCCTGTAACTACCGTCGGCTGTGCGTGCGGAACCTGGCAACGCCTAACACCGTGACCTTCATACTGCCGAGAGATTTATGGGCCTACTATACTCAAGATGATCACTTTGGCATGCCGAGTGGCACTGATGCCTGGATGACTGCCAGCCGCTATTCACCCGCCGGAGGGTCTGTGCATCAAGCGTTCGACAACGAGATCGTGCAGATCGCCACTGATGGGTCGAATCGAGTGCGACGGATCGCCCATCACCGCAGTGTCGTGTTGAACAATAATTACGATGCTCAACCCAAGGCATCGGTGAGCCGCGATGGAAACTTCATTACTTTTACGAGTAATTGGGGGAACCCCAGCGGGCGTAAAGATCTGTATCTCGTTCGGGTCCAATGACCGACAATTTCATACCGGTGGTCTCCTACTCTCACGTTTGCCCAAATGTCATTTGGATTTCAGGCTGAGGAGAATTGCGATTGCACTCTGTAATACTTCTTGCCTCTCTGGTTCATCTGCACAGAAACGTACGTCGCGAATTACATTTCCTTCCTTAGTTGGACGAGATAACCATGGATTGAAAGGATTTCTGGAATAAGCAACTAAAAACTCACGAGATACCGAATAGTTCAGGGACAGAGGGTCATAACTACACCTGGCATGCTCGTTGCTCGGCTCCACAATATTCTTATCTGGGATTCACCGATTGAGTAACCTCAGTCAACCATGGTAACACCGGAGGCGAGCTATGCACGTGCTGTATCTGGTTCCGCTAGGAGTGCTGTGGGCCATACCGTCGTGGGCATTTCTTTCGGATATGAACGTCTACCAGATGCCTGCTTCTCCACCCTCGTTGCCAGCTGCCGGATCGATAGCGATTGACCCCACGTTTGGCACCACCATCCTCCGGGTAACAGATGGAGACGATAGCACGTCGTACTGCATAAACGATTATAGCAACGAGCCACCTTTAAACATCGATAATACGAAGGTACGCGCCATCTGTCAGGTGGGATACAAGAGGCTCAAGGTCTGGGACTTCAACGCCGCTTCAATGACACGCTCGAACGGACGGATTCAGGGGAATCCGCCTCCCGGATTACGGGAGTATGAGGCTCAGTGGTCTCGTAGTGCCCCTAATAAATTTTATGCGGTAGGACTCACATCACTCTATGAAATCACGATTCCAGATGGATCCAGTACGACATGGGGGAATACGCTGATCCGTGACTTTGGAACAGAGTTTGTTGCCGATTACATTACTCAAATGTCCGTGAGCGACAACGACGATGTCTTCGCATTTCACTATGTCAAGAATGGAGTGAGCACGGGCTATATGGTCTATAAACGGAGCACCGACACTATTGTGCTCAACGTCACCGATGAAGGTTCGATTAACGAGGTCGAAATCGACAAAAGCGGACGCTATCTCGTGTCGTTGAAAGCCAATGCGACCAAGGATCTGCACGTGTGGGATCTGCAGGGTACCCCAACCCGCACGACCGTTGATAGTCTCGTATGGTTTAGTCATCGCGCTATGGGCAATGGGGTTGTTGGGACTAGCTGTAATACCCGTCGCCTGTGCATACGGAATCTGGCTACACCGAACTCGGTGACCTTCCTCCTACCAAAAGACTCCTGGTCCTACAACACCCAGAGCGATCATTTTGCCATGCCCGGTGGGGGCGATGCGTGGATGGTGAGCAGTCGCTACCACATCAATGGAGGATCCTCGGTGAACCCGTTTGACAATGAAATCGTTCTCATCGCCACTGATGGATCGAGTCGAGTACGACGGATTGCGCATCATTGGAGTATCGTCATCAACGATGATTACGACGCCCAGCCAAGAGCATCAGCCAGCCGAGACGGAAATTTCATTGCCTTTACGAGTAATTGGGGGAACCCCGGAGAACGCAGGGATCTGTATCTTGTTCGTGTCAAAGCCGGCAGTTCGACCACTCCCGCAGCTCCTAGCAAGCTAAGAATAAACAAATAAGAAAGTAGTAGCATCTGAATTGGTAATCACTCACGGCCCCATGTGAGATCAGAGGGTTCCTTCGATCCTGGTCTGCACTCATACGTGATCTGTAATTGAGCACCCGCTTCATAACGGCCGGAGCTGTTCCTCCTCTATTTCCATGGAGTCCACCAGCTTTGGGTGCCGGAATTCACTGCGCATGCTCGGTCCCGCTTTGGAATCGATTGTGAGAGATGTTCTACTATCGTGTCTAACAGGAAAGGCGACTCACGCGCCACGACCTGCACCCTACCCTAGGCGGGCTGCAACACCCCAAGATACTTGCAAAGTTTTTGAGCGATCAGTTGTCCTGCCAGATGATGCCCTGCGATATTCCAATGACCGAGTCCAAGTCCAGAATTAGGGAAACCATGCAAAAAGATGCGGTTTTCCTCGGCATAGGCTTGGAACAGCGGAGCGAGAGCAAGCACCTCAAAACGATTATCTCCCAGAGCCCGTATTCGATTCTCGGAATAAAAAAGGTCCGATACACCCAAACGACGCTCCAACATCCTCCGTCCGGCTTGATCAGGACCCACCTGAGGACCACTACTCACCGTGATAGCCATAAATGCTTTGCCTCTGCCTTCGACCTCTGCATGCATCTGCTTGATGAGGTACTCCGTGACTTGCCAGGCCTCTTTCCAGATAGACTCTTGTGGCTCCACATATGTCTCCATATCTAGACCAGCTTCTCCTTGTAACCATGGGGATTCCTCCCCTTGATAGCCAGATACTCTGGTCATTCCCTCTAGCAGTTGGCCAGCGTGGACTGATTGTGCGTCTGTGGCCCGACTCGGTGACATCACCCGCCGCAGTGCCTCGATCGTTAGTTGGAAAATTCGCAACGAGTCCCGGGCTTGCGTTACGACCTGCCCGAATGAGGAGGAGCGTAACCAGAATCCACCTTCATGGCGGAACGACGTATCTTCGACAAGCTGCCCATCCTTAAAGAAATAATACGGCCTCCGGTCGTCCTTTTCTAGGGCTCGGGAATTATTCCGAACGTCGTTAGTGGGAGTGATTGCCAGAAGGACGACATCCGGCGCATAGGCCCATACTCGGCGGCGCAGCATAATCAATTCTTGCGCGGTGCCATATCCGGAAACTCCGAAGTTAATGATCTCCGGCTCCCGACCGACCATGGCTGTACATGTTCTGATCTCTCGCTCCGCAACCGCCCAGAATGTATCTTCCATCGGCACCTGCATAGCCTCTGCGAAAGAGTCTCCCAATACCGCAATCCGCAGAACATGATCCGGCTTGGGCATGGCATGTTCGCGATCCCGGAGTCCCGCCGAATTGATTCGGACAAAGGCTTCACCCTCTCGTTTCCACCATCCTTCGGTGTGGGGGCGCAGCGTTGAACCCAGGTCATCATCGATTCGAGAGAAAATCGGGTAGGAAATGCCGACCGCTCGTAACCCAGCCTCACACATCACGAGGCTGATCAGCGCGCTGATGAAAATTACTAGGAGTGTGTGATTCTTCGACATGACATGAGGTCCGCAGTGGCTCAGGGACTCAGTACTGGGAAGGCACCAAAACGGTGGTAAAACGACCACGATCTGAATTGGCAACCTGCCCGCTTTGTTTTGTTTTTGCTTTCGGACGGACAGGTATTGCTACAAGTGCCGCGACCAGGGCTATGAGGAGAAGGCTGTGCGCATTATTCAAGAATGTGTGCGTAAAGAAACCAAACCACAGTGTCACGACGCTGAAGATAAAGACAATTCGCCGACGCTCTCCTTCACCTTGCCAGATCAAAGCCAGCAGAAGCATCGGCATGAGCATTGCTCCGAAAAAGCCATGATCGATCATATGCGACAGGAACTGATTATGCGGTTGGATGTCTAGTCCCTTATGTACCGACCCAGTTCCGCCACCGAAGAACGGCTGTTCGGTTACTCGTTCCCAAGCTTCTCGGGCAACAGACTTGCGTGATCGGCCTGATTTATCATCCACTTCAAGTGGATCCATGAACCAGGCGAGTCGCTCTTGTGTGTCCGCATTCAACGTGCCAACCCTTTCCAGCGTGGTGAGAATCTGGTCGGCTTTCGGCAACAGCACGAGGGTGAGAAGGCAGACCGTCACGAGACCTATCCGGACCAAATGCCTCGCGCTGATGAACTGTCCCAGCATCAGCCCCCCTACCACAATAAGCCACCCAATCAGTCCCGCCCGAGAATAGGTCACACACACACCAACGCCTGTGAGGACAATGAACGCGCCGCGATACCAGGAGGGTACCACCGTGATGCCAAGAATCATTCCAAGGACGAGTGCTTCCGCGGACATATTGGCATTCACATACAAGCCGGCGGATCGTCCAGAGACATCGCTGAATGTATTGGGGGCAAAGAGTTCAAAGACATTGATCACGATGCCAACATGGACCGCCGCCACCAGCGTGAGTCGCGCGCATAAGTGCGCCTTGCCATCCATAAAAATCGCGAGAAAACCGAGAATTTCAAATATGGCGAGGATCCGCCATCGCACTTCCTGCCAGGCCATGTCCGACTGTGACCCGAACAAAAACCAGACGAGCGTGACCCAGAGATACAGGAAACACCACCCCACAATCGGAAGTCGGAGAATCTCGGACGACATCACCTGCCTAACCAGTAGTGGCAGGGACAGAACAAGGAAAGCGAGAACCCACTGCCACGGCGCCACGACCTCGTACGTCCTGTGCAGGTATGCATGAAGGTTGCTGTAAAAGAGCGCAACTGCGATCACCGCCAAGGTGTTACGGAAAAGGGTACTCGTCATGACATTCGCTTAAACGTTCTGCTCAGGCATCAACAGACAGGCTTATGCTCCCGTGATGGGACGGGTTTACTGATCGGTTGATGACATAGTGCCAGCAGTGTCTGCTCCGTTGTGAGAACAAGATTCTCTAATGTAAAGTGTTCAACAATACGGTGGCGGATCTCCGACGCACGTGGTTTGGCATCCAGGACTTGTCGCATCGCTGCTTTGAGAGCGGACGGATCCTTGGGTGGTACGAGTTGACCTGTATCTCCGATCACCAGACCTGAATCCCCCACATCAGTTGCCACACATGGCACTCCGCAGGCCATACCCTCCCCCAGCACATTGGCAAACCCTTCCCCATATGAAGAAGAACTCACCAGTAGGTCAAGGGCGTTATAGATATGAGGCATCTCCGATTGCCTCCCAACCCACATCATGTGATCGGACAGCCCAAGCTTCTGGGCACGGTCTTGGAGCGCAGTTTTGTATTCGAGTGCCCCATCTCCCACGCACACGAAGCGTACCTGATTGCATTCTTGTAGCAGTAGCATGGCTGCTTGCAAGAAGGTTTCATGATCTTTCATCGGATCCAGCCTGCCGACGAGGCCGATGAGAAATTCATCCTCGCCTACTCTCCACTGGGTGCGTATCCGCTCGCGCGCTTCCACATTCGGATAGAACCGGTTGGTATCGATGCCATTCGGAATGACCACAATTCTCTCGGCCGGATATCCGTCTGCGACACGAACTCGGCGACCGGCATACGAATTCGAAATGATCAGATCTGCAGATTTGGAGAGCCAGCAGTTTAGCGCATAGCTCGGGCCACAAAGCCAATCGTAGCGGCTATAGTCCATATTTGAACTGCGAATGCTCCAGACAATCTTCATCGAACGTAGAAAGGGTTGTACGAACACCGTCATGAAATCCACGATGTAGGCATACAACAAGTCTGGCCGCTCCGAACGCACGGCTCGGATCAGTCGAACAAGAAACCCCACCACATCCCACCGTCCTCGCTTGTCGAGGGGAATGATCCGGACGGAAGCGTCCTTCAGATCGACTTCCAGCGGTCCTCCGGAATAGCACACAGCAACGGAGACCTTGTGTCCACGCTGATGGAGCTCGCGAGCCAGAACAACCAGCTGCCGTTCCGCCCCGCCACAGTCCAGCGAACGGATAAGAAAGAGAATGTGCATGTGATGCTTGGGTTACACAGCAAGAATTATTGTAAGATTGACTCTTTGTCACGCATGGGATAGCCTTGCGATCCCAGTCAGAAGGTCGTCCCATAACTTCATGACTCTGTTTAGACTGAAGCGCTCGACAACCTCGCCCGCTCGGCTTCCAAGCCGTTGACGTTCCGTTTGGTCCCCCATCAATCGCTCCATGGCATTGGCTAAAGCCGCCACATCCTTCGGTGGAACCAGAATGCCATCGACCCCGTCACGAATGATGTCACGTGGTCCGCCGCTGGAACAGTCCGTGCTGACGACTGGAAGTTGACAGGCCATCGCCTCGACCAGGGCATTCGGAAACCCTTCATATCGAGAAGACAATACAAAGAGGTCCGCTCCTTTTAGAATGGTGGCAGGCTCCCGCACTTGTCCAACTAAATGAACACGTTCTCCGATCCCCAAGTCCTCGGCAACTGTCTGCAAGCTCGCCCGCCGCGGCCCCTCACCAAGGATGACCAACGACCAATCAGAATGTTTTGCGGCACATCGGCTAAATGCCTCGATCAGGATATCGAACCCCTTTTGCTCCACCAATCGGCCCATGGCAACGATGGCATGAGCAGATGCGTGAGGTTTTGACGCCTGTTTGGACTCACTCTTTGTTTGGCGCATAGGGTTTGGGATCACATAAGTGGCTTTTATTCCCGGAAGCTTCAAGGCCCAATCACGTATGGCGCATGATTGCACCACGATCGCATCAGCACGCCGATACAATACGGACCGCAACACACTCCAAGCCAGACCGATATTATATTCACGGGGATCATTGCGCTCAGAGATGACAACGGGGATACCAAGGCCCCAGCTTGCCATGAGCGTAAGCACATTGGTCTTATCGAGAAAGCTCACGATCACCTCAGGCTGTGCCCCACGTAATGCGCGGCGCAGTCGTAGAATTCTCCGAACGTTTTCACGTAGGGCTTGGACAACGTGTGCTGAGCTCGATAAAGCATCTAATGCTACCCGCTTGATACGACGATCGAGCGTATACCAGTCATTGGGCTGCGGGCTGAGGGTGATGAGAGTCATGTCCTCTCCCCGCTCTGCCCAATAGTTAGCCATAACAGACATCACCCGCTCTGCTCCTCCAGCCGTGAATGTTGAAATGACCAATGTGATGCGCATTGGGGTTACGGACGCGAGGTCGCGAGGTGGGGGGAAACACCGGCACTCTCCAATCGGAGCCTTTGAAACACCATGACATACAGAAAACACATTGAGACCAGGTACATCACGCTGGTCGCCAGGGCAATCCCGGCGACACCGAGGAGTTGCATAAAGACGTAGTTCAAGACGATCGAGAGGACCAGACTGATAGCGGAACTCCACATCAAAATATGATTGGCCTTGAGAGACGAGAGCAATCGAACGGCAAGAATACCTAAGGTAAATGGAACGATCTGCAAGAGGGCGAGGGATTGCACCCATGCCGCCTGATGAGTATGTGCAGCCGTAAACGC
The Candidatus Nitrospira nitrosa DNA segment above includes these coding regions:
- a CDS encoding WD40 repeat domain-containing protein yields the protein MIFLLFLLMMLMPLHSWAFLTDSVVYPEPARPSLPTAGSKATDPVFGSTILRVTDAGDGSGDCMTFYSNMPSLNVNNTKIAAQCRVVGPKRFKVWDFNASTMTRSNGRTQSNPITGAQEYFPQWSRTTSNKFTVCAQMNLVEVTIPDGTSTLWTNTILHSFTTDFPGATSVTQHSVSNNDDVFAVMSNTGGYAVWRRSTNSILLKVTNVTGLNEVEIDKSGRYLVVRRSGATAVWDLQVGPTQTQVSPTLAFSHRAMGNRIVGSSCNYRRLCVRNLATPNTVTFILPRDLWAYYTQDDHFGMPSGTDAWMTASRYSPAGGSVHQAFDNEIVQIATDGSNRVRRIAHHRSVVLNNNYDAQPKASVSRDGNFITFTSNWGNPSGRKDLYLVRVQ
- a CDS encoding glycosyltransferase, translating into MHILFLIRSLDCGGAERQLVVLARELHQRGHKVSVAVCYSGGPLEVDLKDASVRIIPLDKRGRWDVVGFLVRLIRAVRSERPDLLYAYIVDFMTVFVQPFLRSMKIVWSIRSSNMDYSRYDWLCGPSYALNCWLSKSADLIISNSYAGRRVRVADGYPAERIVVIPNGIDTNRFYPNVEARERIRTQWRVGEDEFLIGLVGRLDPMKDHETFLQAAMLLLQECNQVRFVCVGDGALEYKTALQDRAQKLGLSDHMMWVGRQSEMPHIYNALDLLVSSSSYGEGFANVLGEGMACGVPCVATDVGDSGLVIGDTGQLVPPKDPSALKAAMRQVLDAKPRASEIRHRIVEHFTLENLVLTTEQTLLALCHQPISKPVPSREHKPVC
- a CDS encoding SGNH/GDSL hydrolase family protein; this translates as MSKNHTLLVIFISALISLVMCEAGLRAVGISYPIFSRIDDDLGSTLRPHTEGWWKREGEAFVRINSAGLRDREHAMPKPDHVLRIAVLGDSFAEAMQVPMEDTFWAVAEREIRTCTAMVGREPEIINFGVSGYGTAQELIMLRRRVWAYAPDVVLLAITPTNDVRNNSRALEKDDRRPYYFFKDGQLVEDTSFRHEGGFWLRSSSFGQVVTQARDSLRIFQLTIEALRRVMSPSRATDAQSVHAGQLLEGMTRVSGYQGEESPWLQGEAGLDMETYVEPQESIWKEAWQVTEYLIKQMHAEVEGRGKAFMAITVSSGPQVGPDQAGRRMLERRLGVSDLFYSENRIRALGDNRFEVLALAPLFQAYAEENRIFLHGFPNSGLGLGHWNIAGHHLAGQLIAQKLCKYLGVLQPA
- a CDS encoding glycosyltransferase, producing the protein MSPKRILFLATGLYAGGAELMLLRLLSRLDRQRFMPSVISLIQLGPVSEKIERLGISVRSLGMQPGKPNLVSIGRLLRWIRQDRPHVMQTWMYHADLLGGVAARLAGHIPIAWGVRHSDPLTQGYGPLTVPTVKLCARLSRWIPKRIVCCSEASREAHVAFGYTADKMVVIPNGVDLTALKPDPVARRLTRQALGIPTEASVIGLVGRFHPQKDHQNFVCAAKRLVSMRPSVHFILCGEGVTWNNRELAAWIDDAGIRENCRLLGRREDVPQLMASFDLATSSSCFGESFANVVSEAMSCGVPCVVTDVGDSAHIVGPTGIVVPPRDAEALARAWEHMLNLGQEQLLRTGLQARQRIKDNFDLPNIVDRYQTMFDDLAISRVA
- the asnB gene encoding asparagine synthase (glutamine-hydrolyzing), which codes for MCGIAGYCETVPRSTREELEATAAAMAATLHHRGPNDSGVWTDPSAGIALAHRRLSILDLSPLGHQPMHSGSGRYALSFNGEIYNFRAVRSELECLGHTFRGHSDTEIMLASFSQWGIRQAVERFNGMFAFAVWDRDERRLHLARDRFGEKPLYYGWMGRTFLFASELKALRVHPDFDTHINRDVLALYFRHGYIPAPYSIYCGISKVLPGTILTVDPEAGSPPDSIPYWSVRAVAEQGSANPFVGTEAEAIGHLDHLVRDAVKLRMEADVPLGAFLSGGVDSSTIVALMQAQSAQPVRTFSIGFHEAAYNEADYAKAVAKHLGTHHTELYVAPEEAMAVIPRLPTLYDEPFSDASQIPTFLVSQLARRDVTVCLSGDAGDELFAGYDTYLHGVRIWKLMGWLPRALRVLSGRGLSALSSAPWKFLLRMVGPISSNGLTLQHQGLRLKKLAELLPADCIETMYRGIITHWDVPDSVVIGSSEPPTAFTDRTQWGRLSGVLHRMMYTDLITYLPDNILVKVDRASMGVSLEARVPLLDHRVAEFAWQLPVSMNVRDGRGKWILRQVLSRYVPPTLTERPKMGFSVPISTWLRGPLKDWGEALLDRKRLNDQGFLNPDRIQGKWIEHQSGKADWRTLWDVLMFQAWFDSQQRPMRLMEEATCSLSVRNPRVVPA
- a CDS encoding O-antigen ligase family protein, whose translation is MTSTLFRNTLAVIAVALFYSNLHAYLHRTYEVVAPWQWVLAFLVLSLPLLVRQVMSSEILRLPIVGWCFLYLWVTLVWFLFGSQSDMAWQEVRWRILAIFEILGFLAIFMDGKAHLCARLTLVAAVHVGIVINVFELFAPNTFSDVSGRSAGLYVNANMSAEALVLGMILGITVVPSWYRGAFIVLTGVGVCVTYSRAGLIGWLIVVGGLMLGQFISARHLVRIGLVTVCLLTLVLLPKADQILTTLERVGTLNADTQERLAWFMDPLEVDDKSGRSRKSVAREAWERVTEQPFFGGGTGSVHKGLDIQPHNQFLSHMIDHGFFGAMLMPMLLLALIWQGEGERRRIVFIFSVVTLWFGFFTHTFLNNAHSLLLIALVAALVAIPVRPKAKTKQSGQVANSDRGRFTTVLVPSQY
- a CDS encoding glycosyltransferase family 4 protein — translated: MRITLVISTFTAGGAERVMSVMANYWAERGEDMTLITLSPQPNDWYTLDRRIKRVALDALSSSAHVVQALRENVRRILRLRRALRGAQPEVIVSFLDKTNVLTLMASWGLGIPVVISERNDPREYNIGLAWSVLRSVLYRRADAIVVQSCAIRDWALKLPGIKATYVIPNPMRQTKSESKQASKPHASAHAIVAMGRLVEQKGFDILIEAFSRCAAKHSDWSLVILGEGPRRASLQTVAEDLGIGERVHLVGQVREPATILKGADLFVLSSRYEGFPNALVEAMACQLPVVSTDCSSGGPRDIIRDGVDGILVPPKDVAALANAMERLMGDQTERQRLGSRAGEVVERFSLNRVMKLWDDLLTGIARLSHA